One segment of Burkholderia multivorans ATCC BAA-247 DNA contains the following:
- the gcvP gene encoding aminomethyl-transferring glycine dehydrogenase — protein MKLEHPDRLMNRTPLSLAALETHDAFAERHIGPDAASQQAMLDTLGFASRAALIDAVIPASIRRNETLPLGPFSQPKSEAEALAALRALADKNQVFRSYIGQGYYDTHTPAVILRNVLENPAWYTAYTPYQPEISQGRLEALLNFQQMVTDLTGLAISNASLLDEATAAAEAMTLLQRVGKPKSNVFYVADDVLPQTLEVIRTRALPIGIEVKTGPAADAAQSNAFGVLLQYPGVNGDVRDYRALTDAIHAAGGHVVVAADLLALTVLTPPGEWGADVAVGNTQRFGVPMGFGGPHAAYLAVRDEFKRQMPGRLVGVTVDAQGKPALRLALQTREQHIRREKATSNVCTAQALLAIMASMYAVYHGPHGLKTIALRVNRIAALFAAGVKQLGFATVNDTFFDTVTVDTGARTAQVHAFANAKRINLRRVGDTRVGVSIDETTTRDDLADLLAVFAQAAGGTAPSVDALDAGLGGEAALPASLVRTSAYLTHHVFNRHHSETEMLRYLRSLSDKDLALDRSMIPLGSCTMKLNATSEMLPVTWPEFGRIHPFAPAEQTVGYREMIDQLEQMLVAATGYAAVSLQPNAGSQGEYAGLLIIHAYHASRGEGHRDVCLIPASAHGTNPASAHMAGMKVVVVACDAQGNVDIADLKAKAEQHSANLAAIMITYPSTHGVFEQNVREICEIVHAHGGQVYVDGANMNAMVGLTAPGQFGGDVSHLNLHKTFCIPHGGGGPGVGPVAVGAHLAKFLPNQRSTGYTRGEDGIGAVSAAPYGSASILPISWMYIAMMGAKNLTAATETAILNANYIAKRLAPHYPVLYSGPGGLVAHECILDLRPIKESSGITVDDVAKRLMDYGFHAPTMSFPVPGTLMVEPTESESKEELDRFIDAMIAIRDEIRAVEEGRADREDNPLRHAPHTAAVVTANEWPHAYSREQAAYPVASLGTNKYWPPVGRADNAYGDRNLFCACVPMSEYA, from the coding sequence ATGAAGCTCGAACACCCGGACCGCCTGATGAACCGCACGCCCCTCTCGCTCGCCGCGCTCGAAACGCACGACGCGTTCGCCGAACGCCACATCGGCCCCGATGCCGCCAGCCAGCAGGCCATGCTCGACACGCTCGGCTTCGCGTCGCGCGCCGCGCTGATCGACGCCGTGATCCCGGCCTCGATCCGCCGCAACGAAACGCTGCCGCTCGGCCCGTTCTCGCAGCCGAAGAGCGAAGCCGAAGCGCTTGCCGCGCTGCGTGCGCTCGCGGACAAAAACCAGGTGTTCCGCTCGTATATCGGCCAGGGCTATTACGACACGCATACGCCGGCCGTGATCCTGCGCAATGTGCTCGAGAATCCGGCGTGGTACACGGCCTACACGCCGTACCAGCCCGAAATTTCGCAGGGCCGTCTCGAGGCGCTGCTGAACTTCCAGCAGATGGTGACCGACCTGACGGGCCTCGCGATCTCGAACGCATCGCTGCTCGACGAGGCAACCGCGGCGGCCGAAGCGATGACGCTGCTGCAGCGCGTCGGCAAGCCGAAGTCGAACGTGTTCTACGTCGCCGACGACGTGCTGCCGCAGACGCTCGAAGTGATCCGCACGCGCGCGCTGCCGATCGGCATCGAAGTGAAGACGGGCCCGGCGGCCGACGCCGCGCAGTCGAACGCGTTCGGCGTGCTGCTGCAATATCCGGGCGTGAACGGCGACGTGCGCGATTACCGCGCGCTCACCGATGCGATCCATGCGGCCGGCGGCCACGTCGTCGTCGCGGCCGACCTGCTCGCGCTGACCGTCCTGACGCCGCCCGGCGAATGGGGCGCGGACGTTGCGGTCGGCAACACGCAGCGCTTCGGCGTGCCGATGGGCTTCGGCGGGCCGCACGCCGCATATCTCGCGGTGCGCGACGAATTCAAGCGCCAGATGCCGGGCCGCCTCGTCGGCGTGACGGTCGACGCGCAGGGCAAACCGGCGCTGCGCCTCGCGCTGCAGACGCGCGAACAGCATATCCGCCGCGAAAAGGCGACGTCGAACGTCTGTACGGCGCAGGCGCTGCTCGCGATCATGGCGAGCATGTACGCGGTCTATCACGGCCCGCACGGCCTGAAGACGATCGCGCTGCGCGTGAACCGCATCGCCGCGCTGTTCGCGGCCGGCGTGAAGCAGCTCGGCTTCGCGACGGTCAACGACACGTTCTTCGATACGGTCACGGTAGACACCGGCGCACGCACCGCGCAGGTCCACGCATTCGCGAACGCGAAGCGCATCAACCTGCGCCGCGTCGGCGACACGCGCGTCGGCGTATCGATCGACGAAACGACGACGCGCGACGATCTCGCCGATCTGCTCGCGGTGTTCGCGCAGGCAGCGGGCGGCACCGCGCCGTCCGTCGACGCATTGGATGCGGGCCTGGGCGGCGAAGCCGCGCTGCCGGCCTCGCTCGTGCGTACCAGCGCGTACCTGACGCACCACGTGTTCAACCGCCACCATTCCGAAACGGAAATGCTGCGCTACCTGCGCAGCCTGTCGGACAAGGATCTCGCGCTCGACCGCTCGATGATCCCGCTCGGCTCGTGCACGATGAAGCTGAACGCGACTTCCGAGATGCTGCCGGTCACGTGGCCCGAATTCGGCCGCATCCACCCGTTTGCGCCGGCCGAGCAGACCGTCGGCTATCGCGAGATGATCGACCAGCTCGAGCAGATGCTCGTCGCGGCCACCGGCTACGCGGCCGTGTCGCTGCAGCCGAACGCGGGTTCGCAGGGCGAGTACGCGGGCCTGCTGATCATTCACGCGTACCATGCATCGCGCGGCGAAGGCCACCGCGACGTGTGCCTGATTCCGGCGTCCGCGCACGGCACCAACCCGGCGTCCGCCCACATGGCCGGCATGAAGGTCGTGGTCGTCGCGTGCGACGCGCAAGGCAACGTCGACATCGCCGATCTGAAAGCGAAGGCCGAGCAGCATTCGGCGAACCTCGCGGCGATCATGATCACCTATCCGTCGACGCACGGCGTGTTCGAGCAGAACGTGCGCGAGATCTGCGAGATCGTGCATGCGCACGGCGGCCAGGTGTACGTCGACGGCGCAAACATGAACGCGATGGTCGGCCTGACCGCGCCGGGCCAGTTCGGCGGCGACGTGTCGCACCTGAACCTGCACAAGACGTTCTGCATCCCGCACGGCGGCGGCGGCCCGGGCGTCGGCCCGGTCGCGGTCGGCGCGCACCTCGCGAAGTTCCTGCCGAACCAGCGTTCGACGGGCTACACGCGCGGCGAAGACGGCATCGGCGCGGTATCGGCCGCGCCGTACGGCTCGGCGTCGATCCTGCCGATCTCGTGGATGTACATCGCGATGATGGGCGCGAAGAATCTGACGGCCGCCACGGAAACCGCGATCCTCAACGCGAACTACATCGCCAAGCGCCTCGCGCCGCACTATCCGGTGCTGTATTCGGGCCCGGGCGGGCTGGTCGCGCACGAGTGCATTCTCGATCTGCGTCCGATCAAGGAATCGAGCGGGATCACCGTCGACGACGTCGCGAAGCGCCTGATGGACTACGGCTTCCACGCACCGACGATGAGCTTCCCGGTGCCGGGCACGCTGATGGTCGAGCCGACCGAATCGGAGTCGAAGGAAGAACTCGACCGCTTCATCGACGCGATGATCGCGATCCGCGACGAAATCCGCGCGGTCGAGGAAGGCCGCGCCGATCGCGAGGACAACCCGCTGCGTCACGCGCCGCACACGGCCGCGGTCGTCACCGCGAACGAATGGCCGCACGCGTACTCGCGCGAGCAGGCTGCGTACCCGGTCGCGTCGCTCGGCACGAACAAGTACTGGCCGCCGGTCGGCCGCGCGGACAACGCGTACGGCGACCGCAACCTGTTCTGCGCGTGCGTGCCGATGTCGGAATACGCATAA
- the gcvH gene encoding glycine cleavage system protein GcvH gives MSNVPADLKYTEEHEWIRTEADGTLTVGITDHAQSTLGDIVFLELPEVGKQVTAGDAVGVVESVKAASDIYSPVSGEIVEINSAIVDTPDSVNSDAYASWLFKIKLADGASTDKLIDAAAYGKLID, from the coding sequence ATGAGCAACGTCCCGGCCGATCTGAAGTACACCGAGGAACACGAGTGGATCCGTACCGAAGCAGACGGCACGCTGACGGTCGGCATCACCGATCACGCGCAGAGCACGCTCGGCGACATCGTCTTCCTCGAACTGCCGGAAGTCGGCAAGCAGGTGACGGCCGGCGACGCGGTGGGCGTCGTCGAGTCGGTGAAGGCCGCGTCCGACATCTATTCGCCGGTGTCGGGCGAAATCGTCGAGATCAACTCGGCGATCGTCGACACGCCGGACTCGGTCAACAGCGACGCATACGCGAGCTGGCTGTTCAAGATCAAGCTCGCCGACGGTGCATCGACCGACAAGCTGATCGACGCGGCCGCCTACGGCAAGCTGATCGACTGA
- the gcvT gene encoding glycine cleavage system aminomethyltransferase GcvT translates to MTALKHTPLNAAHRALNARMVDFGGWDMPVNYGSQIEEHEAVRTDAGMFDVSHMCVVDFTGSRARAFFEHAIANNVGKLKTPGKALYSCLLNPQGGVIDDLIVYYFTEDFFRVVVNAGTADKDIAWFNQLNEQGGYGLTIAPRRDFAIVAVQGPNAREKVWATVPAARAATSELKPFNAAQVAGTPFGDLTVARTGYTGEDGFEVIVPAVHVEALWNALQQHGVRPCGLGARDTLRLEAGMNLYGQDMDDTVSPLDAGLAWTVDLSTPRAFVGREALERDGTRAAFVGLILQKENGKAGGVLRAHQKVVTPHGEGEITSGTFSPSMQESIAFARVPTAVQVGDTVHVQIRDKQLPARVVKLPFVRNGKVLAA, encoded by the coding sequence ATGACTGCACTGAAACATACCCCGCTCAACGCCGCGCATCGCGCACTCAATGCCCGCATGGTCGATTTCGGCGGCTGGGACATGCCCGTCAACTACGGCTCGCAGATCGAAGAGCACGAAGCGGTGCGCACCGACGCCGGCATGTTCGACGTGTCGCACATGTGCGTCGTCGATTTCACCGGCAGCCGCGCGCGCGCCTTCTTCGAGCACGCGATCGCGAACAACGTCGGCAAGCTGAAGACGCCCGGCAAGGCGCTCTACTCGTGCCTGCTCAATCCGCAAGGCGGCGTCATCGACGACCTGATCGTCTATTACTTCACCGAAGACTTCTTCCGCGTGGTCGTCAACGCCGGCACGGCCGACAAGGACATCGCCTGGTTCAATCAGCTCAACGAGCAAGGCGGCTACGGGCTCACGATCGCGCCGCGCCGCGATTTCGCGATCGTCGCCGTACAGGGTCCGAACGCACGCGAAAAGGTCTGGGCGACCGTGCCCGCCGCGCGCGCCGCGACGAGCGAGCTGAAGCCGTTCAACGCCGCGCAGGTCGCCGGCACGCCGTTCGGCGATCTGACGGTCGCGCGCACCGGCTACACGGGCGAGGACGGCTTCGAAGTGATCGTCCCCGCCGTGCACGTCGAGGCGCTGTGGAACGCGCTGCAGCAGCACGGCGTGCGTCCGTGCGGGCTCGGCGCGCGCGACACGCTGCGGCTCGAAGCCGGCATGAACCTGTACGGGCAGGACATGGACGACACCGTGTCGCCGCTCGACGCGGGCCTCGCGTGGACGGTCGACCTGTCGACGCCGCGCGCGTTCGTCGGCCGCGAAGCGCTCGAGCGCGACGGCACGCGCGCCGCCTTCGTCGGCCTGATCCTGCAAAAGGAAAACGGCAAGGCGGGCGGCGTGCTGCGCGCGCACCAGAAGGTCGTCACGCCGCACGGCGAAGGCGAGATCACGAGCGGTACGTTCTCGCCCTCGATGCAGGAATCGATCGCGTTCGCACGCGTGCCGACGGCCGTTCAGGTCGGCGACACGGTTCATGTGCAGATTCGTGACAAGCAACTTCCCGCGCGCGTGGTAAAACTGCCGTTCGTGCGCAACGGCAAGGTCCTCGCTGCGTAA
- a CDS encoding oxidoreductase produces MSSLLRIGLMGFGFAGATFHAPVIAASGRTEVAAIATGQPDRARAAYPGARIVADLDALLALDDIDCVVIATPNDTHFALARRVLEAGRHVVVDKPVTLTADEALALARLANARSRLFAPFHNRRWDGDFLTVRRLVEAGELGRLTYFASHFDRFRPTPRTRWREEPARGGGLLLDLGPHLIDQALALFGLPETVSATVKTRRDNGTAPDFVHLLLGYPDKDVALHASALSAIEPARFTLHGTRGSYQKYGLDTQEDQLKAGLTPDDVEFGGGNRPGVLRVLEGEIEVERPVPTLDGQYAEFYRALAAAVQDAAPFPVTPQDAVDVMTIIELAAQSEHDGRRLPFVRRTI; encoded by the coding sequence ATGTCGTCATTGCTCAGGATTGGTCTGATGGGTTTCGGTTTCGCCGGCGCCACGTTTCACGCGCCGGTGATCGCCGCGAGCGGCCGCACGGAAGTCGCCGCGATCGCGACGGGTCAGCCCGATCGCGCGCGCGCCGCGTATCCGGGCGCGCGCATCGTCGCCGATCTCGACGCGCTGCTCGCACTCGACGACATCGATTGCGTGGTGATCGCCACGCCGAACGACACGCACTTCGCGCTCGCGCGCCGCGTGCTCGAGGCGGGCCGCCACGTCGTCGTCGACAAGCCGGTCACGCTGACCGCCGACGAAGCGCTCGCGCTCGCCCGGCTCGCGAACGCGCGCAGCCGCTTGTTCGCGCCGTTTCACAACCGCCGCTGGGACGGCGATTTCCTCACGGTGCGGCGACTCGTCGAAGCGGGCGAGCTCGGCCGCCTCACCTATTTCGCATCGCACTTCGACCGCTTCCGGCCCACGCCGCGCACGCGCTGGCGTGAGGAGCCGGCCCGCGGCGGCGGCCTGCTGCTCGACCTCGGCCCGCACCTGATCGATCAGGCACTCGCGCTGTTCGGGCTGCCCGAGACGGTGAGCGCGACCGTCAAGACGCGCCGCGACAACGGCACCGCGCCGGATTTCGTACATCTGCTGCTCGGCTATCCGGACAAGGACGTCGCGCTGCACGCGAGCGCGCTGTCGGCGATCGAGCCGGCGCGCTTCACGCTGCACGGCACGCGCGGCAGCTATCAGAAATACGGCCTCGACACGCAGGAAGACCAGCTGAAGGCCGGCCTTACGCCCGACGACGTCGAATTCGGCGGCGGCAACCGCCCGGGCGTGCTGCGCGTGCTCGAGGGCGAGATCGAAGTCGAGCGGCCGGTGCCGACGCTCGACGGCCAGTACGCGGAGTTCTATCGCGCGCTCGCCGCGGCGGTGCAAGACGCGGCGCCGTTCCCGGTCACACCGCAGGACGCGGTCGACGTGATGACGATCATCGAGCTCGCCGCACAGAGCGAGCACGACGGGCGACGGTTGCCGTTCGTGCGGCGCACGATCTGA